The Clarias gariepinus isolate MV-2021 ecotype Netherlands chromosome 7, CGAR_prim_01v2, whole genome shotgun sequence genome includes a window with the following:
- the depdc7a gene encoding DEP domain-containing protein 7 has product MAGKPFRATFIWSSIINNLQTQVEVKRRRHNLKSYHDCFLGSEAVDVVLAHIIQSKFCGDNEVPRFKAVRLCQALMDSRVFEAVDTKVFGKEKRPAKFEDSSCSLYRFLNTNANKDTIEQTYESASINRNELPKREEEQEYSNTSPVKTDKSLEEVLGNLNSSTVITPQLMNLGLSQELVDEVWQQQATLRLLQLIELPLLESLLEGKESPRPPLHGMDSDPDLLYTSNYVDREILKAFSEAHADAWLSAAVDCLEFLPDQLVVEVSRGLAKCPEETSQYKRLLYSILIQHYGQTDYPPLFTNHVFDIHSGISELLVNGKQEQALEALQLCLKLQDSRSREELRRLLRFMALAAQPSDLKLHKEVENRMAVKRAFSSAIVYSTRLAKGKVDLLVLFMIDNHLDLFKIPASLHKLVSDKLATIIRGKDPDVVTGPSYCRRLSRTSYMQTVQTTTKEELVALLRTIHENPRLSVKEKRRLLGQFYRGHPEIFVQYFGNQISSAYL; this is encoded by the exons ATGGCCGGGAAGCCGTTCCGTGCCACCTTTATCTGGAGCAGCATCATTAACAACCTGCAGACGCAGGTGGAGGTCAAGAGACGACGTCACAACCTGAAGTCCTACCACGACTGCTTCCTTGGCTCCGAGGCTGTGGATGTGGTGTTGGCTCACATCATCCAAAGCAAGTTCTGCGGCGACAATGAGGTACCACGTTTCAAAGCGGTGCGCCTCTGTCAGGCGCTCATGGACTCGCGGGTGTTCGAAGCAGTGGACACCAAGGTGTTCGGGAAAGAGAAGAGGCCAGCCAAGTTTGAGGACAGCAGCTGTAGTTTGTACAGGTTTCTGAATACAAATGCCAACAAGGATACGATCGAACAGACGTATGAATCTGCCTCCATCAACAGGAACGAACTACCCAAAAG GGAAGAGGAACAGGAGTATTCAAACACCTCGCCAGTCAAAACAGATAAATCCCTGGAGGAAGTTTTGGGGAACCTGAACTCAAGCACAGTCATCACACCCCAGCTGATGAATCTGGGTCTGTCACAGGAGT TGGTGGATGAGGTTTGGCAGCAGCAGGCAACGCTGAGATTACTGCAGCTGATCGAGTTGCCTCTATTGGAGAGTCTTCTCGAAGGAAAGGAAAGTCCCCGGCCTCCCCTGCACGGGATGGACAGTGACCCAGATCTCCTTTACACCAGCAACTACGTGGACCGAGAAATCCTCAAAGCATTCAGCGAAGCTCA TGCCGATGCCTGGCTCTCAGCAGCTGTGGACTGCCTGGAGTTTCTTCCTGATCAGTTGGTAGTCGAGGTCAGCCGAGGGCTCGCCAAATGTCCGGAGGAGACTTCGCAATATAAACGTCTCCTCTATAGCATTCTGATCCAACACTACGGCCAGACGGACTACCCTCCACTGTTCACCAACCACGTCTTCGACATACACAGCGGTATCTCGGAGCTATTAG tTAATGGAAAGCAGGAGCAGGCTCTGGAGGCCCTGCAGCTCTGCCTAAAGCTCCAGGACTCCCGCAGCAGAGAGGAGCTCCGCAGACTCCTCCGCTTCATGGCTCTCGCCGCACAGCCAAGCGACCTCAAACTGCACAAAGAG GTAGAGAACAGGATGGCGGTGAAGAGAGCGTTTTCCAGTGCCATCGTGTATAGCACCAGACTCGCCAAAGGAAAGGTGGATCTCCTGGTGCTTTTCATGATAGACAACCACTTAGATCTTTTCAAG ATCCCTGCATCGTTACACAAGCTTGTTAGTGATAAACTTGCCACCATAATCAGGGGCAAAGATCCTGACGTTGTTACAG GTCCATCTTATTGTAGACGTCTTTCGAGGACCTCCTACATGCAAACAGTACAGACAACCACTAAAGAGGAGCTGGTCGCTTTGCTCCGGACCATTCATGAGAACCCCAGACTATCTGTAAAAGAAAAGCGCAGACTGCTCGGACAGTTCTACAGAGGCCACCCTGAGATATTTGTGCAGTACTTCGGTAACCAGATATCCAGTGCTTATCTGTGA